The bacterium nucleotide sequence ACTCGGGATCGACGACTTCGGCTCCGCTTCCGAAACACCACCGGTCACGGGGCTGAAGCGACTCGTAGCCCGCGCGCTTCAACCGGTCCTGGTTCCGGTCATGCGCTTCATGGTCAGAAAGATGTCGAAGCCGTAGGACCTTTTCGCTTCTCGAATTCTTCAAGCTGTTTGAGGGCCACGTTGGGGCGCACGATCGAATAGAGGGCGGGAACGATCGTGATCGCGCCAACCATATTGATCACCATCAAAACCGTCAGCAGCTGGGCCATTTCCGACTGGAAGCGCAGACTCGAAAAGCCCCAGAAGAAGATACCGCCCACCACGGTGGTAGCGGTGAAGGTCACGGCCATTCCGGTCGTTCGGATCGCGCGACGTATCGCCTCGTCGATGTCCCCACACAAGGCAGTCTCCTGACGGATGCGATCGACGATGTAGATCGCGTAGTCGACACCGATTCCTACACCCACCGCCTGAACAGGCAGAGTGTTCACGTTCAGCCCCAGGCCGTTGACCGCCATGTACGCGAGCGAAAGCATGGTTGCGGAGGAAATCTGCAGGAGAATAATCGCACCCGAGGAAATCGACCGGTAGGTAATCGAGTGCAACAGAAAGATCACCAGGAAGATCAGTGAGATGTTCGCAAGATGGCTGCGTTCCACTTCTTCGTTCACCGCAGCGAGCATTCCCATGATGCCTCCGGCCATCACGAACTGCACACCACGGGCCCAGCTCTGCGTAGGTTGATAGATCGGTGCGCTATCGCGAGTTCGTCGGTCGTGCACGATCAAGCTGGAGGTACCGACGGCGACCGCACGCACGTCGGTTTCTGTATCCTCCCACCACTGGTCGACTTCATCCGTCTGCCAGTCGGCGAGTTCGTCGGGCCACGTGAATGTTCGGCCCGATCTCAGCTTCTCGAACTCTTCGGCATAACGGGCATGTGCTTCTTTTCGAAAGTCTTCTATCCAGGGCGGCAGGCCGTGTTCCGCCACGGAGTTCACCGGTCGTTCGACGTAGGTCCCATCTGACTGTCGCCCCTTCACGCTCAACGCATGCGCGCGTGTCGGAAGCAGTGGTCCGATCATGTAGTAGATGAAATCCTTGATCGCTTCCGTCTCGTACCACTGAGCGTCAGAGTCCGCGCGGTTCTCTTCAAGACGAACCGAGATCTGTCCCAGCGGATTCTGCTTGATGAAGCGTTCCGCGACCGCAACCGCCCGCTCGATCGTTTCTCCCTTGTGGTCGGGATAGAACGCGATCATGCTCGCAGCACGGCCGTCTCCGGTCAGCATGGGACCCAGAGCACCCGGCGGACTGTTGAGTCGGATCTGAATCAGAATACCCCGTACCGCACCTTCACTTTCCGGGATGATCGCCTGTTTGGGTTCGCCGTAGCGAAACTGTTCGTTGACGCGCTTGACCAGCGACGCAAGTGAAATCGTCCCGGCGACGTTGGTCTGGCGAATGAGTTCTCGCTCGAGGCGTTCCATGTCTCGCACAGGTTTGGCATCGAGCGCAGAGTTGTCGCGATCGCCATCGGCGTACACGACCAGCGTATCCGCCCCGCCGAACTGACGGGTGACCTCTGCCGCAGCGCGGTTGAAGTCGTGGTCAGGCCAGAATAGGGAAGTACCCGGATTCGCGTCGCCTATCACTGAATGAAAAAGCGCCGCGTAGGACGACGCACAGAAGACGACCAGAGCCATAACCGCGATCGCGTACTTCCCCACGGCATGAGTCGTCAGGCGACCGACCCAGTCCGTAAAGCTGACCATGATCGTCGGTGATCGATGTCTGTGATCCTTGGGTACGGGCAGATAACAGATCAAGATTGGGTGCAGGATCTCGACGGTGATGACGATCGATGCGACCCAGAAGGAACCGAAGATGCCCAGGTTTCGCATCTGCGGGATCGTCGTCACCAGGATCACGAGAAGCCCGGCCACGTCGGTGATGATTCCGAGCGTACCTGGCACGATCAACTCGCCCATCGCGACGCTGGCCGCTTCGATCTTGGCCTGCTCCGCATCGGCGTACTCAGGAAACAGCCGCTCGTAGTCTTCGAAGAACCGTTCCGCCATCTGCACGGTATGAGAGACCGCACGCGCCGTGATGATCATCGGAATCACCAGAACCAGAGGGTCGAAGGCGATACCAACCCAACCCGTGAAACCGGTCCCCCAGATTACCGTGACCCCCGCGCACACGAACGGGATCAAGACTCCATGTCCACGTCGGAAATAGAGCCACAGCAGGAGAAAAATCAGAGCCACCGAAGCGACGATGAAGGCCAGGATCTGCCAGGCGTGTTCGAGCACCCAGCCCATCAATATCGGAACCCCGGTCACGTATATCCGCGTATTGGCGTCTTCTTCAGCGAGTTTGATTTGCTGGACGTGATCGAATATCGCTCGGTAGATGTTCGGGTTACGCAGACGGTCGGTAACAAACGAAGCGGTAATCAGAGCAGACTTCAGGTCACGACTGACGAGACGGCCCATCGAGTCAGGCATGTCGTCTCTGAGCACTGCCCTGCGCTCGTCGCATTCCTCCTGAGTCGTCGGCAGATCCTCGATGAAGATCTCGGCCGTCATGCCGCCTTCGCGCGCGATCTCGACTACCCGCGTCGAGATATGCGTCAGCGATCGCACCAGGTCGTGGTTGACGGGATACGGAGGGAAACGTTCGTCGAGTTCGGACCTGATCTCGTTCTTGCTCAGGTCACCAATGGCTTCCAGTTCATGGAGCATCGTCCTGCGCGCCTCGACCTGCGCATCGTAATCCCATCCGTCGAGTCCCTTCGTGATGCGATCGATCTTCGCCAGTGTCGCAGGGTTGAAGATGTCGCCGTCTTCAACGGTCACAGCCACCGCGACGAGCGAGGCATTCCCAAAACGACCGGCGAACTTGTCCTGGGCGTGGATGTAGGGATGGTCGGGAAACATGTCCCGTGCGTTGGCACTGATCGAAGTCGCAGGACCAGGTAACGGATTGCCAAGAGCTGTTGCCAGCATGTTCACGATCGGATAGGCAAAGAAGACTGTGGCGATTAACAGAAGAACTGCGATTGGTGCACGCCGCCGGACGACGAAGCGCGCGAAGCGCAAGGTTCCTTTTTCGGGCATGCCGTTTTTCTCCGGATCTGACGCAGTGCGGGAGAGGAGGGTATCAGACTTCCGCTTCGCCAGAAGCTGACGCTTCTGCACGCAACGAACGAGCAGCATCGGGTTCTACGGATTTCAGATGCAGGTCACGTTGGGGAAACGGAATTTCGATGTTAGCCCGTGCAAACGCGGAATTGACTCGAACGGCCAATTCGCTGAAAACCCGGTTGAAGTTCTCGAAGCGCGGAGTCCAGGCGCGGAGTTCGAAGTCAAGTGAACTATCGCCGAAACCGCGGAAGAGACTGATCGGTTTCGGATCGTCCAGAATTTCATCGTGTTCGGCGGCGATTTGATCCAGGATCTCGAGCACGCGCTCAGGGTCGGTCCCGTACGCGACACCTACGCTCAGATCGATTCGACGCTGCCTGTCAGACATGGTCCAGTTGACGACGCGCTCGGCGATCAGCGACGAGTTGGGAACGATCACCTCAGCTCCCTGCCAGGTGCGAATCGTACTCGAGCGAATACCGATACGTCTGACCTCTCCGAGTACGCCCTCGGTTTCGACCGTATCGCCCACCTGAACCGGGCGTTCGAAGAGCAGGATGATGCCTGACACGAAGTTATTTACAACGTTCTGCAGACCGAAGCCCAGACCGACACCGAAGGCTCCAGCGACGATTGCAAACCGATCCATATCGATACCAGCCGCACTCATTGCGACCAGAAAGCCGAGCATCGCTACCGCGTACTGAACCGTTGCAGAGGTGGCATAGCCGACTCCGCGCGGAAGTGAGACCCGAGGCAAGACGTCCTCATCCAGGAGCATGCGCAAGGCCCGCGAGATGAAGAGCGCCAGAGCAATCGTGATTGCGAAGACGAGAAGATCGCCGAGTGAGACCTGGATCTCACCCAACCCGAACCGAGTCGTGAGCGCGACGTCCACCGCCCGAACCGTCTGGCCCTCAATCGAGAAGTGCTCCAAAGTCACCCAGATCCAGGTTGCGACTCCCGCCGCCCGTGCAATCCAGCGAATTCGACGCACGATCACCGGCCGATGCCGGCGCACGAGATTCAGAAACTGCACGATTCGAACGCGCAGTAGCGCGCGCAAGAGACCTTCGGCGACGATCACGGCCACATAGATGAAGAGGCCGGCGTAGGCGCTGCGGAGCGTACCCTCGCCGAGCAGACGGGCCAGGCCCATATAGCCCAGAAGATTGAGTAGAAACGAGGCTGCAAGCAGTACGCTCGCGACACGGGCAGCGATGCCAATCGCCCGCAACCACGGGTTGTCCAGCGGCAGACGCGAAGCACGCGCCGGACGCAAGAGCCAGAGAAGCCCGACGAACGCCACGGCGATCTCGAGTGCGAAAAGGGAGCGCTCCAACAAAGGTTCGGAGTCGAGCAATGCGCGCAATTGATCGACGAGATACAAACAGGCAAGTGCATAGGCACCGTGGCGAAGTGAGGATTCCAACAGAATGGGCAAGAGGCGCAGGATGGGCAGAAGGAAGAGCAGCCCCATCAGATCGTTCAGAACGGACGGGGCATTTGGGTAAACCCAGGGAGAGAAAAGCAAGGCCATCAAAGCCGCCAGGGCAATCGGCCGGTCAAAGAGTCGCGCGGTCGATCGGAAACCCTCATCGCGTTCGGCCCAGGTGCGGGTCCGCGGCCGCAAGTAGAGAGTGAGTAGAACGGATCCCAGAAACAGCAGGATGTGCAGGAACACGACGGTCCGTCGCGTGGCGAAGTAGGTGCGCAGCTGTTCGCCAATATCGCGGGAGACCTTTGTCACGCTGCCCGTGAATCCCTCAGCTCCCGCCAGAGCTTCGACGCTCCAGAGCGGTGGACGGTCCGGAACAAGCAGACGAGAGCGCAGGCGCTTCTGCGCATCCTCGATCGTGCTCAGAAGCGAGGCGACGGTGCGCTGCAGTTCGCCGACACTGGTTTGCACGGTGAGAATCAGCCCACGTCGTTCCCGCAGGCGCAGACGAGTCCTGGAGATCGACTCGAGCACCTGATCGACACGCAGCTCCAGGGTTTCCGGTGCACTCGCCGAGCCGATCGCTTCGCGTGTCTTCGTCCAGACATCCGTGAAGCCCTGCAATTCTTCTAGTTGGGACTCGAACTCCTCGCCGAGTTCCGTCAGCCCGCCCGCCGTCTCCTGGAGTTCCGCCCCGCGAATCTGCCACTCGCGTTCCAGGTCACCCAGCCCTTCGAGCCGCAGCGCTTCGATCTGCGCGCGTGTCTCTTCCTGGCGTTCCGCGATCTGTCGACGGGTCTCTGGCAGCTGTAGGATCAGCGGATCGAGCGACGCCTCGGCTTCGATCCGATCCGTGATCGATTCAAGTCGAGCATCGAGCACTTCTGCAGATTCGGCGACGGCCGGAACCGGAATGGCAATCGGCTCTGCCGGTGCAGTCTCGGGTTCTGATTCTTCCTGGCCCCCCGCCGAGAACGGCGCAGAGCACAGCAGAACAATCAGCACCAGGAGGCACTCTCGAATCGGGCGCGTCTTCGATTTCACAGCCACGTCTTCAAAACCTGCGCGTTCACCTGGGCACGATGTCAGACGCCATGGACTTCTGACACTGTGCACCGGAGCAGACCTGCACCCTCGACCGGCTCCCGGGTGATGCGCAGGTCTTCGATTCGGATCGGTTGCATTCTGACGATGCTCGTCATGGCCGGCAGCATACCACCGGGACGACTCCGGGTTCGCACCCCGCAATCTGCGATCGAAACGAACCGCCGCTGAGCTTCAAACGTCGGCTGGGTTTCCGATCGCTCCTCGACGTCGCCTGGCAAGTCGGTACAAGATCTCCTGGGAACTGTGTCCGAGGGTCTCCGGCCATCGCGTCCACTGACCATCCGCCGCAAGTTCCCAGCGCTTCGCATCGGGCGAGAGATTCGCGTCCAGAATCTCCTGAAGACGATCGCGTAACTCCGGCTGTTCGACGGGTACCAGCAGTTCCACGCGGCGACTCAGATTCCGGGTCATCATATCCGCCGAGCCGATCAGGTAGCGCGGACCGCGCGCATCGCTGCCGAAGCGGAAGATCCTCGAGTGCTCCAGATAGCGGCCCAGAACAGAGCGCACTCGAATCCGCTCCGAGAGACCGGGCACCGCTGGGCGCAGACAACAGACGCTGCGCACGATCAGATCAATCTCGACACCCGCATTCGAGGCCGCATACAGAGCATCGATCATCTCTGGATCGGAGATGCCGTTGATCTTCATGATCACGTGCCCGTCCGGATGCCGTGATTCTTCGCGGATCTGTTCGAGTATGAACTCGCGCAACCCGGTGGGTGCCACCTGCGCGAGCGAGTATGCCGAGGGTCGAGCGAAACCAGTCAAATAGTTGAACAGTTGCGAGAGATCATCCGCCAGCGCCGGATTCGAAGACAGAAGCCCGACGTCCTCGTAGATACTGGCCGTTTGCGCGTTGTAATTCCCCGTTCCCACGTGGCAGTAGCGACGGATCCGATCGCCTTCCTGGCGTACGATCAGTGATGCCTTGGCATGCGTCTTGAGGCCCACGAGTCCGTATACAACATGCACACCCGCCCGCTCGAGTTCCCGCGCCCACTCGATGTTCGCTTCTTCGTCGAAACGCGCCTTCAGCTCGATGAGTGCAACTACTTCCTTCCCAGCCTGGGCCGCGCGCGTCAAAGCGCGGACGATCGGGTTCTTCGGGCCAGAAGTCGTGCGATACACGGTGTTCTTGATTGCCAACACCTTGGGATCGCGAGAGGCCTCCGAGAGAAAGGACTCGACGGAGGATTCGAAAGACTCGTAAGGATGGTGTACGAGGATGTCGGTTTCGCGCAATCGATCGAAAAGGCTCTCGCTCTCTCTGGAACGCAACGATTCATCGGGTTTCCATGGAGCATATTTCAGATCTGAACGGTCGAGCGAATACAGGTCCATGAGCCCGCCGAGAGCAAGCAGTCCGTCATTCACGTAGACATCGTCCGGGTCGATGTCCAGCTCGCGTACCAGCAACTCCCGAACCTGGTCGGACATGGCGATGTCGATCTCGAGCCGCACGACGTCGTTCATACGACGGCGCCGCGCGATACTCGACTGGATCGCATGCAACAGGTCTTCAGCTTCGTCTTCTTCAACCGAGAGCTCCGCGTCGCGGGTCACACGGAAACTGAACACGGATACGATTTCCATCGATGGGAACAGCGCCTCGAGGTGCGAGGCCATCAGCTGTTCGATAGGCAGAACGCGCTTTCCGTCGGGCAAGAAGCAGAAGCGGGGAAGCATCGACGGAACCTTGAGTCGCGCGAATCGGGTCTCCCCACTCGAAGGGTCGACGAGTGCCACCGCCAGGTTGAAGCTCAGGTTGGAGATGTACGGAAACGGGTGCGCCGGATCCACGGACAGAGGCGTCAGAACGGGAAAGATCTGCTCGTAGAAAAGCCGATCGAATTGATCTCGGTCTTCACGCGAGAGAGAATCCCAGCCGACCAGATGCAGACCTCGCTCGGCAAGCTCCGGAAAGAGTCGTTTGCGCAACAGATCCATGCGCCGCGCATTTTGTGAGAGCACTTCGCGGCGGATCTTGCGCAGTTGGGATGCGGGTGTGAGTCCCTCGGGTGTCACCGCACCAACGCCAGCATCGAGTTGTTGTTTGAGTCCGGCCACCCGGATCTGAAAGAACTCGTCGAGGATCTGGCTCGAGATCGCCACAAACTTCAAACGCTCGAGCAACGGTAACTCGGGATCCTCGGCCATGGCGAGAACGCGCCTCTGGAATTCCAGTTGCGAGAGTTCGCGGTTCAAGAATCGCGACGGGAGCAGCAAGGAAGCTCCAGATCCACTCGTGATTTCGTCGTTGCTCATTTCAGGACTCAACGAAGAAGAGTCAGATTTCATTTCGGGACTTGCCACCCTGGGCAGGGAATCAGGCAATCCCTTCTGGAGTACTCGCTCGACAGCACGTCGCAGGTGTGTGTTCAAGTGAAAGCAATGCACTCGCACAGCCAATCGCGACGCGAAGATCCGCAGGAATGGCACACAGCTGCGGGTAGCAAGACCTCCACGAGAACCTCGTGACTGCGCCGAAAATGGCCAGGGAGTGCATCTGCCTCAAGCTGACCGACACTGCACCGATGCTGTTCCATGAGCAGCTTAGCGCGATGGGGTTGAAGCGTGAAGATCACAGGAATGGGCAAGAAGAAGACCGACGAGGGTTACGGCGAAGGCCTGGTAAAACTCGACTTTGACGACGACGCGCTCCTCGACGAAGAGGAAATGACCGCGCGTTTGATGGAGAGATTCAACTCTCCGAACTACGAGCCGCCAAAACTCCCCGGTGTTGCGACCGAGTTGATGGCCCTGGCACAGAATCCAGATGTGACGATTGCCGACATCGTCAGTCTCCTCGAGAAAGATACGATGCTCACGGGCCAGATCATGAAGCTCGTGCAGTCTGCGATCTACTCGGGACAGACGGAGATTACTTCACTCAACCAGGCACTCATTCGCATTGGCCTGAACAGCCTGCGCGATGTCGTCTTCCAGGCGTCCATGAACATGCGGGTCTTCCGCGCTGATGCCTACGCCGACACGATGAACCGCCTGCGTCGTCATAGTGCATTCACCGGCTATGTGGCGCGTGCAATCTGCAAGTACACGAAGATCGAAGGCGAATACGCGTTTTTGTGCGGACTGATGCACGATATAGGGATCGCGGCAATTTTGATTGCGCTATCGGACACCGGTCCAAAGAAGAAGGCTCCCGACCTCGTGGCAATCTGGCCTGCGATCGATCGCGTACATGCACAGGCCGGCCAGCTGATCGCCGGTCTCTGGGAACTTCCAGAGACGATCGCGGTCGTACTGGGCGCACACCATCAGGTGATGATCGAAGGGACGGCTAATCCACTCGCAGCCACGGTATGCCTGGCGGAATCCATCGCGCACGAACGCGGCTTTGGTCTAGTTCCAGATGGCGAAGAAGATGTTGAAGGTGTGGGTGAAAT carries:
- a CDS encoding MMPL family transporter, coding for MPEKGTLRFARFVVRRRAPIAVLLLIATVFFAYPIVNMLATALGNPLPGPATSISANARDMFPDHPYIHAQDKFAGRFGNASLVAVAVTVEDGDIFNPATLAKIDRITKGLDGWDYDAQVEARRTMLHELEAIGDLSKNEIRSELDERFPPYPVNHDLVRSLTHISTRVVEIAREGGMTAEIFIEDLPTTQEECDERRAVLRDDMPDSMGRLVSRDLKSALITASFVTDRLRNPNIYRAIFDHVQQIKLAEEDANTRIYVTGVPILMGWVLEHAWQILAFIVASVALIFLLLWLYFRRGHGVLIPFVCAGVTVIWGTGFTGWVGIAFDPLVLVIPMIITARAVSHTVQMAERFFEDYERLFPEYADAEQAKIEAASVAMGELIVPGTLGIITDVAGLLVILVTTIPQMRNLGIFGSFWVASIVITVEILHPILICYLPVPKDHRHRSPTIMVSFTDWVGRLTTHAVGKYAIAVMALVVFCASSYAALFHSVIGDANPGTSLFWPDHDFNRAAAEVTRQFGGADTLVVYADGDRDNSALDAKPVRDMERLERELIRQTNVAGTISLASLVKRVNEQFRYGEPKQAIIPESEGAVRGILIQIRLNSPPGALGPMLTGDGRAASMIAFYPDHKGETIERAVAVAERFIKQNPLGQISVRLEENRADSDAQWYETEAIKDFIYYMIGPLLPTRAHALSVKGRQSDGTYVERPVNSVAEHGLPPWIEDFRKEAHARYAEEFEKLRSGRTFTWPDELADWQTDEVDQWWEDTETDVRAVAVGTSSLIVHDRRTRDSAPIYQPTQSWARGVQFVMAGGIMGMLAAVNEEVERSHLANISLIFLVIFLLHSITYRSISSGAIILLQISSATMLSLAYMAVNGLGLNVNTLPVQAVGVGIGVDYAIYIVDRIRQETALCGDIDEAIRRAIRTTGMAVTFTATTVVGGIFFWGFSSLRFQSEMAQLLTVLMVINMVGAITIVPALYSIVRPNVALKQLEEFEKRKGPTASTSF
- a CDS encoding mechanosensitive ion channel; protein product: MLIVLLCSAPFSAGGQEESEPETAPAEPIAIPVPAVAESAEVLDARLESITDRIEAEASLDPLILQLPETRRQIAERQEETRAQIEALRLEGLGDLEREWQIRGAELQETAGGLTELGEEFESQLEELQGFTDVWTKTREAIGSASAPETLELRVDQVLESISRTRLRLRERRGLILTVQTSVGELQRTVASLLSTIEDAQKRLRSRLLVPDRPPLWSVEALAGAEGFTGSVTKVSRDIGEQLRTYFATRRTVVFLHILLFLGSVLLTLYLRPRTRTWAERDEGFRSTARLFDRPIALAALMALLFSPWVYPNAPSVLNDLMGLLFLLPILRLLPILLESSLRHGAYALACLYLVDQLRALLDSEPLLERSLFALEIAVAFVGLLWLLRPARASRLPLDNPWLRAIGIAARVASVLLAASFLLNLLGYMGLARLLGEGTLRSAYAGLFIYVAVIVAEGLLRALLRVRIVQFLNLVRRHRPVIVRRIRWIARAAGVATWIWVTLEHFSIEGQTVRAVDVALTTRFGLGEIQVSLGDLLVFAITIALALFISRALRMLLDEDVLPRVSLPRGVGYATSATVQYAVAMLGFLVAMSAAGIDMDRFAIVAGAFGVGLGFGLQNVVNNFVSGIILLFERPVQVGDTVETEGVLGEVRRIGIRSSTIRTWQGAEVIVPNSSLIAERVVNWTMSDRQRRIDLSVGVAYGTDPERVLEILDQIAAEHDEILDDPKPISLFRGFGDSSLDFELRAWTPRFENFNRVFSELAVRVNSAFARANIEIPFPQRDLHLKSVEPDAARSLRAEASASGEAEV
- the ppk1 gene encoding polyphosphate kinase 1, with the translated sequence MSNDEITSGSGASLLLPSRFLNRELSQLEFQRRVLAMAEDPELPLLERLKFVAISSQILDEFFQIRVAGLKQQLDAGVGAVTPEGLTPASQLRKIRREVLSQNARRMDLLRKRLFPELAERGLHLVGWDSLSREDRDQFDRLFYEQIFPVLTPLSVDPAHPFPYISNLSFNLAVALVDPSSGETRFARLKVPSMLPRFCFLPDGKRVLPIEQLMASHLEALFPSMEIVSVFSFRVTRDAELSVEEDEAEDLLHAIQSSIARRRRMNDVVRLEIDIAMSDQVRELLVRELDIDPDDVYVNDGLLALGGLMDLYSLDRSDLKYAPWKPDESLRSRESESLFDRLRETDILVHHPYESFESSVESFLSEASRDPKVLAIKNTVYRTTSGPKNPIVRALTRAAQAGKEVVALIELKARFDEEANIEWARELERAGVHVVYGLVGLKTHAKASLIVRQEGDRIRRYCHVGTGNYNAQTASIYEDVGLLSSNPALADDLSQLFNYLTGFARPSAYSLAQVAPTGLREFILEQIREESRHPDGHVIMKINGISDPEMIDALYAASNAGVEIDLIVRSVCCLRPAVPGLSERIRVRSVLGRYLEHSRIFRFGSDARGPRYLIGSADMMTRNLSRRVELLVPVEQPELRDRLQEILDANLSPDAKRWELAADGQWTRWPETLGHSSQEILYRLARRRRGAIGNPADV
- a CDS encoding HDOD domain-containing protein gives rise to the protein MKITGMGKKKTDEGYGEGLVKLDFDDDALLDEEEMTARLMERFNSPNYEPPKLPGVATELMALAQNPDVTIADIVSLLEKDTMLTGQIMKLVQSAIYSGQTEITSLNQALIRIGLNSLRDVVFQASMNMRVFRADAYADTMNRLRRHSAFTGYVARAICKYTKIEGEYAFLCGLMHDIGIAAILIALSDTGPKKKAPDLVAIWPAIDRVHAQAGQLIAGLWELPETIAVVLGAHHQVMIEGTANPLAATVCLAESIAHERGFGLVPDGEEDVEGVGEIEVACLQSHSGVDLSMDKTLEQAKEALGISESQLSQVRSDCEEIEAAIV